In Sphingobacteriaceae bacterium, the following proteins share a genomic window:
- a CDS encoding 3-oxoacyl-ACP synthase codes for MAFFSIPHIAVKGIAAAVPKSTASNLTLTGYSEEELHKLVSTLGIKTRRVAQEDQCASDLCIAAAEKLISEMAWDKNDIQVLFFVTQTPDYPLPGSSLHIQERLGLPKSCVTFDINQGCAGYVYGLSLIAGFMSASGLKKGLLIVGDTITKLISPRDKSLIPLFSDCGTATALVFDKQATPMEFNISSEGADYDAIIVPEGGARKPLHGASFEYTGENSSRKGFHLAMKGLDVFNFSLKKVAPNVEELLRQSGRDIASIDQFVFHQANRLILDSISKKLNIASGKVPSSLESYGNTSGASIPLTIVSELKKATKITNSKLVLSGFGVGLSLGSVIVDFKDVICPDIIEL; via the coding sequence ATGGCTTTTTTTTCTATCCCACATATTGCTGTAAAAGGCATTGCGGCCGCAGTTCCAAAAAGTACCGCCTCTAATTTAACGCTCACAGGTTACAGTGAAGAAGAACTTCATAAACTGGTAAGTACGCTTGGTATCAAAACACGGCGTGTAGCGCAGGAAGATCAGTGTGCATCAGACCTTTGTATTGCTGCCGCCGAAAAATTAATTTCAGAAATGGCCTGGGATAAAAACGATATACAAGTCTTGTTCTTCGTTACGCAAACCCCCGATTATCCATTGCCGGGCAGTAGTCTGCATATCCAGGAACGCCTTGGCCTTCCGAAATCTTGTGTGACGTTTGATATTAATCAGGGATGCGCTGGATATGTATATGGCTTGTCGCTTATTGCGGGTTTTATGTCGGCCAGCGGCTTAAAAAAAGGCCTGCTGATTGTAGGCGATACAATTACCAAACTCATCTCACCGCGTGACAAAAGTCTTATCCCGTTGTTTTCTGACTGCGGCACTGCAACTGCGTTAGTGTTTGATAAACAGGCCACGCCAATGGAATTTAATATCAGTTCGGAAGGAGCCGATTACGACGCCATCATTGTTCCGGAAGGCGGAGCAAGAAAACCTCTGCACGGCGCGTCGTTTGAGTATACTGGTGAAAATAGCTCCCGCAAAGGATTTCACCTGGCAATGAAGGGGCTGGATGTATTTAATTTCAGTCTTAAAAAAGTAGCACCCAATGTGGAAGAACTCCTGCGGCAATCTGGCCGGGATATAGCAAGTATTGATCAATTTGTATTTCACCAGGCTAACCGCCTGATCCTGGATTCGATCTCGAAAAAATTAAACATAGCATCCGGCAAAGTGCCATCCAGCCTGGAGTCTTATGGTAACACCAGCGGCGCGAGTATTCCTCTGACCATTGTCAGCGAATTAAAAAAAGCCACTAAAATAACAAACTCTAAATTAGTACTTTCCGGATTTGGCGTAGGTTTGTCTCTTGGTTCGGTGATTGTAGACTTTAAAGATGTAATTTGTCCTGACATTATTGAATTATAA